One Siniperca chuatsi isolate FFG_IHB_CAS linkage group LG1, ASM2008510v1, whole genome shotgun sequence genomic window, tttggacccgtcaaaatttttaaataataatattgtgtgtcataatatttttttgggggggggaaagtttattccgcacctttctaaaaccTTTGtggattattgttttttaaatattcgtctacataaaaatgtttttaataaaacctttaaaaaattATTGAGCAGACAATCAGTGGAAActcaaaaacaattcaaatgtgAATCAATTAATGCACAACAGtaaatgacaatgaaatgaaagctgGCCTGTAcgaaataaaattaataaatcaactaataataaaacttttaaaaagtaatttagatTAAGataaatattaatcaaaataaCTAGATTGATGGGAAACAGTCCCAGTTCCAATGTGACTGTTTAATCATAGATTTCTGCTGGTATTCTTCAGTCGACAGAAGCAGACAGGCTGTAGAGTCGATTGTATAACTAGTCTGAACTGGGCAATGCGATCATGTTTCTAAACTCGAGACGGCGGATCGATTTCTCCCTGATGAATGTGCAGTCAGTCGCACTAATCAAGACACGAGACAATCAAAGCACGTGTTCGGCtcagaaactgaaacaaacttAATTTTCACATGTTTCGTAATTGATGAGACACTGAGTAAACATCTGGAGTTGTGTTTGGCTCAGAGGCAAAAGCAAAGCCAAGATTCCTTTTAATTCCTGGAAACCAgttttgtttgcagttttggATTTCTGGCAGACATCTAAAGTTGAATGTTGGCCACCTGGTTGAACCAGCTTTTATTTAGCTTGACAgtacggtggccgacaagggcaaacacactgcaacttgTGCAGAAAACGACAACaaaagtgtttccagaggacactaaagaGGTTTGTGACTCGGGTCCGTATCATCTGTTCActgtttttctattattttgttttgtactgtttctccactttgcgcatgtgcagtctgatctgcagcgtGGATTTACCTCGCGGGAGCTCGCAGATTCAAAGtttataaagcatttttgaaGCTGAAAATTAAGGTAGATTTGAaggaaaactactgttaatcagagataataagCAGGTTCATCAGTGGTGACAGCCTGTTATGAACATGGAGAGACCGAGTGCACAGAAACAGCGTTTCCTACAGTCTGCAAGGTTTCCTGCATTAAACCCACCGGTGAAATGTTTCGTCCTCACCGATACGTTTTTAAACATGGGAATTTAGACAGTTATCCTGCGATGCACTGTGAGGAGACAATAAAGCTCCTTGATGTGACATGCTCAGGTCGTACAGCGGCATCTTGTGTCAAAGCAGCTTCATCAGTGATTTAATACCTGTAAGATAATTACTGCATGAGAGAGTATAGTTACAAACCCTGCATGTCTTTCCAAAACAAAGCCTGTCGACTTTTGGTGAATCGCTTCTATTTGTGACAGACAAAATCGCCCCACTGATTATCGTGCAGGCTACAGGTcgtctgtcaacactggtgggaggatagtaaaggttaatatctgtcataaacacgaaatctcctcacaaatcattaaaaatactaaaaataattCCACTTTTTCGCTCTGCAAGGTCTTGCGAGGCGCATGCAGCGATCACTTTCAGCGCAgagcagcggcggcggcagaagtcagaaacccacaacatgaacatgaacGGATGCTACACGAGCAAGCGTGTCCAAGCCGTGTgcagcactttttagtgtcctctggaaacacttctgcgtcgttttgtgtattttcagcgCGTTcgtgtatttgcagtgtgttttctaaatgctgcgcatgtgatgtcaaattgatgaagatgttttcttaacttgcttgtgttttgtctgtttgtacGTGTTTTCTTCAGCTGCGGTGCAGTTTGCCCTTGCCGGGCCACCGTATGACAAATAAGGCTGATAAAAATGAGATAAAGCTGAATGTTGGCTTGTTAAAGAAAGCAAAGGGACTAAAATTCGTGGTAACGCGTGGTAAACGTAATAAAAGccgcagcttctcatttttggCCCCGACCGTTGAAATAACAACTGTCACTATCAGATTTGACCagctgttgctagctagctaattaccATAACCCCTTGAGTTGGTTGAAAAATCTGTCttaagatgatttttttatgtCCCAGATGACTCCGACAAAACagtcttaaatatgcatttgatgACCACATGACATGATGCTAATTCGTAAAAAAAATGGAGGGAATAAAGAGCAGCATGTTGTTCTTGTATTTCAGGGTGGCTAGTTGTGTTATACAGCATTATAAGGAAAAAAAGTAAGATCAGATTGTTATTTAACATTAGCACAATAAGTATTATGTGATAATATATCATATAATAAGtaatatgtttcacttttacacaaaaacaatttggaTTTGAGGACCTGAATTTGGCGAAGTCATGTCCCGTAAACGTCCCCAAATACAGAGCGGCAAACGTTAGCTTAAGCTATGATATAGCGCTTAGTAGCATCCGGGACCCGTGTTACACCTTCTCCCACGTTGTGGATGTGTCAGTCCCGAATGGGCCTTTTTCTAAAGTAACCAAAAAACAATTTAGTTCGCTAATGATAAAGCTAACTCTTGGCCTTAACGCTAAGTTACTGCTGTAGGTGTTGGTTAGCCAGGCATGCTATTGTTTGCAGCGTAAATCAGACCAGACAAACAcgttgtttaatccattccttacacttttgctgtTGTATTATTGGTGTCGGAAAGGTGCTAAAAAAGACACGACCCTTGACCCCAGAGGCTTAGAGCTATAACAGTCAGATATAGACGGTAAATTGTTGAAAGTTCACCCTCATTTCCTGAATATATACCTTCACAAATTATTCACTTATTCCCAGGAGTCGTGTTTCCCCTGGTAACACAGCGTGCAGAAGTCTCGATTAAAAGTTAGATTTTATGAAACCTGCCCTTCAGCCTTTTTGTTGTCAGGAAACATAAAGGGGCTCATTATGTGCAGTTAGAAAAGCCTGCGTTTTACAAGGTTATTCTCAAGTATTTGCGACTATTTCTCTTTAGAaggtcttgttttctttctctgtcaccaTTCAGTCAACTTTCAAAgtcacactgaaatgaaaattgatttttttccacattcatttttaacattcaGTGCTGtgtagctgtttttaaaaaaagtttttttcagtgGCTTACTTTGTGGAGACACACATAATGCTGAATGATGCTGTACTTCCATGAAGTTGAGGGACTTGAAAGAGACGGATTTAAACTGAATGGATAAAATCGATGCAGCAAAATATGAAGTAGTTTTTTGCAGTTGATAAAATTGATCACATTTGATTTCCTTTTTTCAAACATGTAGAAAAGTTCTCATTTTAGTTCGAATACATGTGAAGAGCAAAGAAAGACCCCATTGTCTTatccttttattatttatccaaATTTccaaatttattattttattttatatatatatatatatatatatatatatatatatatatatatatatatatatatatatataggtcaAGCTCCAAATATGCtctttcctacatttcccataatgcaactcagtgaCCTCTTTCATCAAACCCCTCTGCCTGATAAATGCCCTCTCCGTGCCAACAGTTCGTAATGCAGGCTTTTTGttgataaccctgatgacaatATCAGGGTTATATTCTCAGACTTTAggacagaggtggaggaagtattcagatcctttacttcagtaaaagtactaacaccacacagTAAAATTACTCtggtacaagtaaaagtcctgcagtgaaaatgttacttcagtaacagtatgattattttcattctggatcaatctgctgattattttctccattaatcgatcgATTGTTCGGTTTGTAaagattctgaaaatagtgagaaacgccgtcacgacgacccagagcccaaagcgacgccttcacgatgtcgtcgtgtccgaccgacagtccaaagctcgacattattaacaaaacattacaattattacagtcattcagaggaaaagcagcaaatctgcacatctgagacgctgcagccaggaaatgattttacaggaaaaattacttaaaactgTCTTATCGTCCAGGCAGCCATTGATTTCCACTGAAAAATCAATTTCCATTCCAGACATGCCACATGTGCTGTGTGATCTATCACAGTGAAGATTTtgtcactttgtgtgtttgtgtcgaaATCATTGTCTGTCCATATACTtgatatttttcagtgaaaaatcaaaatagttgccacttatttttttgtcaatcgACCaactgattaatcgactaatcgtttcggctgttagtagtagtagtagtaaacatcatattttattagctcttcttttgtttgtaaaaaaatcttaatttgtaaagtaaccaaagctgtcagataaacgtGGTGacataaaaagtacaatattccccAATAAGTAGAAAGCTGCACGAAAagaaaaatactcaagtaaagtacaagtaccttaaatttgtacttaagtacagtgacTGATCTATATGTGTGAAATTGACCCTTTAAAGTGTGCTTTCATCACAGtgcgtctctgtgtgtctgcagggcGAGTGCTCCCAGAAGTGTCGCAGCATGTTTGTGGTGGAGTCCATCTGTGTGGCGTGGTTCACCTTGGAGTTTGCGCTGCGATTTGTCAACGCTCAGAGCAAGCTGGCCTTCGCTCGCGGCCCCCTCAACATCATCGACGCCATCGCCATCCTGCCGTACTACGTGTCCCTGGTCGTCGATGTCAGAGACGAGTCACAGGACGATGTCATCATAGGCGCCGGCAGAGGCTATCTGGACAAACTGAGTCTGATCCTGCGCCTGCTGCGGGCCCTGCGGATCCTGTACGTGATGCGGCTGGCTCGCCACTCTCTGGGCCTGCAGACTTTAGGACTGACCATGCAGCGCAGCATGAGGGAGTtcggcctgctgctgctgttcgtCTGCGTGGCCGTGACCCTCTTCTCACCTCTGGTCCATCTAGCAGAGAGCGAACTGGCGCCGTTCGCCGCCACGCACCCCCAACACAGCTTCAGCAGCATCCCGGCCTCCTACTGGTGGGCCATCATCTCTATGACCACGGTGGGCTACGGCGACATGGTGCCGCGCAGCATCCCCGGACAGATAGTCGCACTGACCAGTATCCTGAGTGGCATCCTCATCATGGCGTTCCCCGCCACGTCCATCTTCCACACCTTCTCCCGCTCGTATCAGGAGCTCAAGCAGGAGTACGAGCGTCtgtggaaggaggagagaggcgaGGAAATAGCCGCCGAGTCAGAGGAGAGTTGGTCCAAAGCCGATTTGTCACCAGACGAGCTCACGTCTGTGTCCAAGGAAGATAAAGACGGGCGGATGTCAAGCAGGAGTCATCAATCAACACTTCCAACTACAGCTTTCTAATGGACCAGGAAGAGAGCAACACTTTAATTCAGTTATTACATGTTAAAAATGGTGAACTTGACAACATACTCTAACCTATATAAGCACATTTAGACTCTAAAGGACTGTTATATTGTGGGCAGTGTATTACACTTTAAGTGATTGTCTATCCATGTTCTGGATTCACGCTTTAATAGCTTTCAACAAACTATCTAGTACTTATCAGGTTATACTAAGCTTTTTTTTCATATCAGCAAATACGTTACATACAGCAAGACATACTAAAcctttaaagaaaatatgaacTATAATCTTACTGCAGCTATTGTgcacatttttctattttcaaaatTAGAATAAATACATGATATATAAAGCTTATATGtgcaatatataaatattgcacAGATATATTGATGTTTCCCAGCGTCGGCAGGAGACACTCTCATGCTGTATAGCCTTCTGATGTTGATGCAAAGCTTTTTCAACAAGTTCACGCGTTTTTACGTTTTAAAGTACACGTTTTCATACTTCTGTCCCTTTACAACATCCAACATTTGGAGTATCGTGTTGTTACGTTTGTGTTCCATTCAGAAAGAGAAAGcttgttagcctagcttgctaacgttagcactgaTTGCGTCACGTTAGttttcatttatgtgtttgttctGCTTTACAGAAAAGGAGGGGTTCTAGCTAGCGTTAGCCGTCTCTCTTTCATGGGTCCAGTTGCAGTGACGCTAAATAACCAGACTGTTAAAACTCACAGCAACAAGCGCTCCTGTAACCTCAGCACTTCGTACGTAATTACTCTGTGATTCGTACTAACGTAAGGAGTGCTCCAATCACAGACGGGGCTAAGCAACAGGTGACCCAGCGGGGGAACTACCTGTTGTAAGTGCAGTAATAAGCTATTTTTAGTTCCGGCCAACACAGATATTACACCAATCAATAACATCGTCAGTAGTCAGTCATCGTCGGTATCACACATTAATGTAATGTTACtacagatgaataaataaacgtCTAATTTCTTCTTTGTATCAAGTACAGTAAagtccaaacacacaccaaggagatatacagtatattgatatCTTtgcaaaatctaattttaatttcatttccaCTTTAAAAGACAAACCAATTAattagaacatttttttttttacagcacacAAACTAGATTTTAATGTAGTTTAGGGATAAAATGAGGTAGATAAATACAAAGAAGTCAGCAGAAAGGCAACAGCAGAGAAAGGAATTGGCTAATAACAACGACTAATACAAGCACAGACGAGAGGCAACAACATTCACTTTATCTTGTTCATAACTTCATTGTTTGCTTATTGTTCGTCCTGTGATTTTTTTCGCGTCACCAACTCTCAAATTTTGGATGTTGGAGTGTCCTTAAATGCACCATGAAGGAGAGCTTTAACTTGCAGCTGCATAGTCAAGAGACAatgatttcaacacaaacacacaaagtgacTAAATCTTCACTGTGATAGATCACACAGCACATGTGTCATGTTTGTGCAAGTTTTTCTGTGGAAATCAATGGCTGCCTGGACGGTAAGACAGCCATTTATGGGCAGCAGTGTTTAAGGCTCGTGTATTTAACGGCCCTTTAATGTGCAGATTAATTTCATCCTCCACGCGAACATCTTGTAGCTCCTCTAGTGTCGCTGTTTATCTTAATTCcaggcattttttaaataaaataaaccctTTCACGCTTTTGCTTGTATTTTTAACTTTCTTAGAGGATCGAATGATTTGTTCACTCTACACGAAGTCCTCGACAAAGAAACCACAGCCTGTAGCTCCTGACCATATAAAACCATAGAGCACTAGTTTAATTATTTAAGGAGCCAAACATGGATCATACagtagaaaaataaagattaattaACTGTGAGGGGTAAAAGTTGTTTCAGTCAAGATCTGTTAGCGTGAACGATAAGACTTCTGACCTTAAGATTAATGGAGGTGGTGGGTTAGAGGATGTAATTTCTTAGATTTACCTACTAATTGAAAGCCCCGATTAgtaatctaaaataaaatactacaaCATGAGTCCTTTCTTGCACATTGTACAGTGACAATCATCCCCTCAGAGCTGTGAATAAATTAGACACTGTGATCGTTAGAgatgccctgtggagttttctttcaaacaaacaaaagttatgtttacattctgtGTATCATTGAGCTCTAGCgaatgtgtttgtgaatgcatttccttcctcgtAAAACACTTGCAAAGCTGGTTTTTCTTAAACGTTTGAAACCTACATTGCTTACATCCACGTTTACTAGCTTGcggtcttcttcttcactgtctttGCTGGAGCATCGCTGCATTTCTTGGCGCATTACAGCCACCTGTAGATcggtggaatagtgtgaaaccatgtGTATCGCatcattaagtacatttaagtcaagtaaagtcagttttatttatacagcccaatatcacgAATTTGcgtcaaggggctttacaatctgtacagcatgcGACACCGTCAGTCTTTAGACCCGCGATtcggatgaggaaaaactctcCATAAAAacctttaacagggaaaaatggaagaaacctcaggaagggGAACAGAGGAGGAATCCCTCCCCcgggacggacagacatgcagtagATGTCATGTTAGACCAACATAATAATTTCCTCAAGTACAAAGAGTATTTTcgttttatgcaactttatacttctactccacgtTATcgcagaggcaaatattgttctttttactccactacatttgtctgacagctttagttacttctCAGATTACAATCTTTCATACCCTTCCCAACAAAACGATGTATGTGTTTCCTTTTCTGGgttgagaaaactctcctccttctgaagctaaataaactcttggatcagctggaaaacgcatcgtcacaaagctgaaagcAGGGCCTGTTTTTCTTATCACACAcaacacttcttccaccactgcacccATGTACCCACACTTAAAACAAACTGCTCCATAGCGTTACTCAAGATCAATAACTCCACATTTAATGCATAAATGTGATGATCTAGAGGCCAGGGGATGTATTTAAACTTCTGCTTTAACAATCAAACAGGAAATGTACGGCTATCATGCTGTGACTCGCTCGGTTTCAGTCTGTTAACTACAGCTTCAGCTTATGGGATATATTCTTCTGACATCACTCATTAGTCTGTGCTTTCATTCAGCAGGTACGACAACTAAAGGCAGCGTTTAGCTTTTCTTCCCTTACAGAATTATTATTTCACTTGCTAAACAGAACATTTCTGAATTTCTTTGCAAGTTTGTCCTCTGATACATTTGAAACCAAGCAAACTCTCACACTGACATCTGTTGTTATGACTGTGTTTGAAGACACAGATGGAGTGTTTCAAAGAGCCTCTCTATCTCTGCAGAACTTATTCAAAAACTGTTGCTGGCACAATTACTTTCACTCAAACCAGAAACAATAGAAACATTGAGAAGTCAAACAAAGTCTTTTTCTTGTCCTCTACcacctcctctttccctccaaCCTGCACAGCCTGCTGTCCCCACGGAGGAGATAAACTCAAACTTAGGAAGGAAATTACACGATTGATTTGCATATATATCCTTCAAAACCTCATCAAAGGTCTAAAATGATTGGATCATCAATAAATATAACCACTGGTGAACTCTGGGGCTCAGCAATTCCCCACCCCTGGTGTCCCCATATTCGAAAAAAGACAGCAAATGTGTCCTATTGgatgcccttccagtggagaaaacgcaACACAGGTTGCTGCGGTGCAGTATGGCAATACAACCAGTCGTTAAACGATGAGTGAGCAAGACGTATGAGTAAATCAGCATCAGATCACATATTTTAAACATAGCCTTGTCATTGTAAAGAGAATTAATTCAGCACTTCAACatcttttgttaaaaaatttgCATTTTGCTGCCATCAGATGTCACCAAATGATACTTTACATGATGTCATTAAAATGCTATTTGAAAACACATAAACGCCATCAGAGTTAGCAAGGTATTCATGcgtttattgttcattttaaagtCTTGCACACTACAGGACAGCACACTAGGACAGACAACATTAAACCTGTGATTGCAGTAACTTCAGTGTCATGGACAAGGCATGATACAATAGATCAGCATACACTTTCAAACTATGCtaacgctacctgcccagcaccaaacagcaggctGAAGTTAGcgactagttggtgaacatggttcagttgatggagaccaaaaacagagctaaaaggagagtgaatattgtacaAAATAATGCCAGTGtggctccgtgtctgctggatgtgtgggtttgtttgctaacatgttagctatAACAACTTTTCAACCATGCTAGCGCTGCGGCTGGATGTGAGAGTTGGTCAGTCGGtcggttcaccactttggtccaaactgaaatatctccacatcAACGGGATCGATTGGCACCAACTTTTATAGAGACATTCATGGTACccacatttgtgtgtttaaatgtctcaacaactattagattcatgttccccacaggatgaatcgtaataactttggcgatcccttaacttttcatttagcgccttcatcaggtcaaaatttataCTTGTCCACTACTTTCATTACCAAATACCCGAAAACCTAAGGACATTCCCATAGGCCTCAGCTGTGCCttgtttttagtgctaattagcaaatgttagcatgctaacacaaaaaaacatggtgGTCAACATTATAGACATGCTtaacaccagcatgttagcattgtcattgtgagcatgttagcatgctgacgttagcatttagctcaaaacaccacTCAGCCTAAGTGGCTGTAAACTGTTAGTCCTATTAAACCtattaaaggccctgaaaacctgttttctcagtcagcttcttactatgagcaCCTGTTCTGAC contains:
- the LOC122873325 gene encoding potassium voltage-gated channel subfamily G member 4-like; the encoded protein is MPIISNANHDFSTYSISSDDSSLDRFFTEIPETETIKGVYFQRAQLLRDPKASYVVDHTLQVLINVGGNRYTFPWSTLEQFPQSRLGRLRFCTTPEEIARLCDDYDETCQEYFFDRNPTAFRVILNFLAAGKLRLLRELCAVSLHDELDYWGVDPGHMERCCRRRMITRVEEVAERERKEEEWRQKRVMLKKSITQAKKGYSRLTWMLREVVENPQSGLAGKMFACLSVVMVLVTVISLCISTMPDLRDEETRGECSQKCRSMFVVESICVAWFTLEFALRFVNAQSKLAFARGPLNIIDAIAILPYYVSLVVDVRDESQDDVIIGAGRGYLDKLSLILRLLRALRILYVMRLARHSLGLQTLGLTMQRSMREFGLLLLFVCVAVTLFSPLVHLAESELAPFAATHPQHSFSSIPASYWWAIISMTTVGYGDMVPRSIPGQIVALTSILSGILIMAFPATSIFHTFSRSYQELKQEYERLWKEERGEEIAAESEESWSKADLSPDELTSVSKEDKDGRMSSRSHQSTLPTTAF